The genomic region GGGCCGGCCGAGTATTTCACCGGCACCGTACGCATCGACCCCCTCTTCCAGCCACCCCCTCCGGCACGCGCGCTCAGCGTCAGTGTCACGTTCGAGCCATGCGCCCGGACCGCATGGCACACCCATCCGCTCGGTCAGACCCTGATCGTGACGGCCGGCTGCGGCTTGGTACAGAGCTGGGGCGGTCCGATCAAGGAGATTCGGCCGGGCGACGTGATCTGGTGCCCGCCGGGTGAGAAGCACTGGCACGGCGCGACGGCACACACGGCCATGACCCACATCGCCATCGTGGAGCAGCTCGACGGCAAGAGCGTCGACTGGATGGAAAAGGTCAGCGACGAACAATACCAGGCCCCACGATGAGCGCTGACATCAACGACCAGAGGTAGATCACCATGCGCGCTACCGTCATGTTCGGCGCCGGCGACGTTCGCATCGAGAACGTCCCCGACGCCCGCCTCATCGCGCCAACCGACGCGCTCGTCGCCGTCACCCGCGCCTGCATCTGCGGCAGCGATCTCTGGCCGTACAGGACATTGGGGCACAGCGACATCGGCCGCCGCATGGGCCACGAGGCCATCGGCGTCGTCGAAGCCGTCGGCGCCGACGTCCGCACCATGAAAGTCGGCGACGTCGTCGTCATGCCGTTCGCGTACTCCGACGGCACCTGCGTCTTCTGCCACGAAGGACTGCACACGTCATGCATCCACGGAGGGTTCTTCGGCACGGGTGACGTCGACGGAGCACAGGCCGAAGCGCTGCGCGTCCCTCAGGCAGACGGAACACTCTTCGTCCTCCCGGTCGGCAAAGACGACGCGCTGATGCCCTCGCTCCTCACGCTTTCAGATGTGATGGGCACCGGCCATCATGCGGCCGTCGCCGCCAGGGTCGGCCCTGGGAAGACGGCGGCCGTTGTCGGAGACGGCGCCGTTGGCTTGTGCGGCGTGATCGCCGCACGGCGACTCGGCGCCGAGCAGATCATCCTCTTGGGCCGGCATGCGGACCGGATCGCGCTGGCGAGAGAGTTCGGCGCAACAGACGTCGTGAGTGAGCGAGGCGACGAGGCGGTCGAGCGCGTGCGCGAACTCACCGACGGCTTCGGCGTCCACTCCGTCCTCGAGTGCGTCGGCCTCGAACAGTCGATGCTCACCGCGCTCAGCATCGCGCGGCCAGGTGGCGCCGTCGGCCGCGTCGGTGTCCCCCAGGACGACACGATGCGCGGGTCGCAGCCGGCGTTCTACAACAACGTCACCGTGAGCGGCGGGCCGGCCCCGGTCCGCGCATACATCGAGGAGCTACTCCCAGACGTCCTCGAGGGCAGGATCGAACCGGGTCGAGTCTTCGATCGGGTCGCGCGCCTCGATGAGGTGCCCGACGGCTACAGGGCGATGAATGAACGCGAAGCGATCAAGGTCATGATCGAGCCCTGACGCGCCCGAAAGGAGAAACGATGCAGAAGCGCAAACTCGGGAACAGCAACCTGGAGGTCTCGGCGGTCGGGCTCGGCTGCATGGGCATGAGCTTCTCTTACGGTCCGGCTGCAGACAAGAAGGAGATGATCGCTCTTCTCCGGTCGGCGGTCGAACGCGGCGTCACGTTCTTCGATACCGCCGAAGTGTACGGCCCGTTCACGAACGAGGAACTCGTGGGCGATGCCCTCGCCCCCGTCCGTGAGCAAGTGGTGATCGCCACCAAGTTCGGGTTCAAGCTTCGTCCCGAGGGGGCACCGGGTTGGGTGGGCCTCGATAGTCGGCCGGAGCACATCAAGCAGGTCGCCGAGGGCTCACTCAAGCGACTCAGGGTCGATGCCATCGACCTGTTCTATCAACACCGCGTCGATCCGGACGTGCCCATCGAAGACGTGGCGGGAGCGGTGAAGGACCTGATTCGGGAGGGCAAGGTCAAGCACTTCGGCCTCTCTGAAGCAGGAGTGCAAACGATCCGTCGCGCACACGCGGTCCAGCCGGTCGCCGCAGTGCAGAGCGAATACTCGCTGTGGACGAGAGGCCCGGAAGCGGAAGTGCTGCCGGCCCTCGAGGAACTCGGAATCGGCT from Deltaproteobacteria bacterium harbors:
- a CDS encoding cupin domain-containing protein, producing the protein MDIKRSGSQSSGKGPAEYFTGTVRIDPLFQPPPPARALSVSVTFEPCARTAWHTHPLGQTLIVTAGCGLVQSWGGPIKEIRPGDVIWCPPGEKHWHGATAHTAMTHIAIVEQLDGKSVDWMEKVSDEQYQAPR
- a CDS encoding zinc-dependent alcohol dehydrogenase family protein, giving the protein MRATVMFGAGDVRIENVPDARLIAPTDALVAVTRACICGSDLWPYRTLGHSDIGRRMGHEAIGVVEAVGADVRTMKVGDVVVMPFAYSDGTCVFCHEGLHTSCIHGGFFGTGDVDGAQAEALRVPQADGTLFVLPVGKDDALMPSLLTLSDVMGTGHHAAVAARVGPGKTAAVVGDGAVGLCGVIAARRLGAEQIILLGRHADRIALAREFGATDVVSERGDEAVERVRELTDGFGVHSVLECVGLEQSMLTALSIARPGGAVGRVGVPQDDTMRGSQPAFYNNVTVSGGPAPVRAYIEELLPDVLEGRIEPGRVFDRVARLDEVPDGYRAMNEREAIKVMIEP
- a CDS encoding aldo/keto reductase; the encoded protein is MQKRKLGNSNLEVSAVGLGCMGMSFSYGPAADKKEMIALLRSAVERGVTFFDTAEVYGPFTNEELVGDALAPVREQVVIATKFGFKLRPEGAPGWVGLDSRPEHIKQVAEGSLKRLRVDAIDLFYQHRVDPDVPIEDVAGAVKDLIREGKVKHFGLSEAGVQTIRRAHAVQPVAAVQSEYSLWTRGPEAEVLPALEELGIGFVPYSPLGKGFLTGKIDENTAFDSSDFRNTLPRFTPQARKKNLALVDLLGKIAERKKATPAQIALAWLLAQKPWIVPIPGTRKLERLIENIGAAAIELTSGDLRDIGSATSKITLQGARYPQNLEQMTGR